The Phragmites australis chromosome 13, lpPhrAust1.1, whole genome shotgun sequence DNA window GAAGGTGGAGGAGTACATCGATCAAGAACTGATGGAAGATGGCGGTGCTCCAAGAAGGTCTACTCCGCCTACTCGGAGAAGCAGATTAGCTGAGTTCCACAATTTCTCTGAAAGGGTAGGCTGACATCATGCATAGATCGATCACAAGAGATTTATCAGCATTTGGTGTTCTGTGATTTTTCATCTGAAACTTTTATAGAGGAGAAGGGATAGGATCAATGAGAAGCTCAAGGCACTGCAAGAGTTACTTCCGAATTGCACCAAGGTGATATATGTAGCATCTTTCACCATCACTTATGGAGCCTTAGCTTTGCCTTATCTCTGAAATGAACAACCTGTTTCAGACCGACAAAGTGTCCATGCTAGATGAAGCGATCGACTACCTGAAATCACTTCAGCTGCAACTTCAGGTACTGAATGGCATCGTATCATATGCACAAGTTGGTTGCTTTTCGTTATTTTTCTCTTCTGCGTCCTTTACTGTTTTTGTTTGCCACCATGCAGATCAGCAGATCTGCTGCTTGGGTTAGTCTTGATCTGAAGATATAAACTGTCATATGCAATTTATACATGCAAGTTCTTATTATAACACTGTCATGTTTACACACAGATGCTGGTCATGGGGAAGGGAATGGCACCAGTGGTGCCTCCTGAGCTGCAACAATACATGCACTACATCACAGCTGATCCTGCCCAGGTGCCTCCCTTGCGCCCCTCCCAGCCCCGGCCGTTTCAGATAACTCAAGCCAACCCGCAGCGACAGTCTAACGTCGAGTCAGACTTCTTGAGCCAGATGCAGAACTTGCACCCTTCTGAGCCACCTCAGAACTTCCTCAGGCCACCAAAATTACAACTTTATACACCGGTAAGCGATTCACACTTCAAGGGTGTCAGTCACTGTTAGCACAATTTCTTTATCTTCTCGATGTGCATATGAGGATGCTTGCTAGATTATTTCATGTATTTGAAATTTAAGTTTTAATCTGCTAGAACACGGATATACAGTTCAGGTGCTAAAACTGTCAGAGCTTTACTTGAACAATGCTAGCTACTCGTCATGGCTCATGAGAAGTTCTTCCCTGATTCAGGGGGGTAGCCTAGCTGGCACGAGTCATAACGGTGGGTGGATTTCTGAGAGGAGTTCCTCGTACAACTT harbors:
- the LOC133889279 gene encoding transcription factor PIF1-like isoform X1; the protein is MEDGGAPRRSTPPTRRSRLAEFHNFSERRRRDRINEKLKALQELLPNCTKTDKVSMLDEAIDYLKSLQLQLQISRSAAWMLVMGKGMAPVVPPELQQYMHYITADPAQVPPLRPSQPRPFQITQANPQRQSNVESDFLSQMQNLHPSEPPQNFLRPPKLQLYTPGGSLAGTSHNGGWISERSSSYNFME
- the LOC133889279 gene encoding transcription factor PIF1-like isoform X3, giving the protein MEDGGAPRRSTPPTRRSRLAEFHNFSERRRRDRINEKLKALQELLPNCTKTDKVSMLDEAIDYLKSLQLQLQISRSAAWMLVMGKGMAPVVPPELQQYMHYITADPAQVPPLRPSQPRPFQITQANPQRQSNVESDFLSQMQNLHPSEPPQNFLRPPKLQLYTPNTDIQFRC
- the LOC133889279 gene encoding transcription factor PIF1-like isoform X2, whose protein sequence is MEDGGAPRRSTPPTRRSRLAEFHNFSERRRRDRINEKLKALQELLPNCTKTDKVSMLDEAIDYLKSLQLQLQMLVMGKGMAPVVPPELQQYMHYITADPAQVPPLRPSQPRPFQITQANPQRQSNVESDFLSQMQNLHPSEPPQNFLRPPKLQLYTPGGSLAGTSHNGGWISERSSSYNFME